GCTTCCTCACTTTTTTTATTGAAAGTTATTAACAGAGCCTGTACGGTGATTACCGTACAGGCTCTGTTGTTTATAGAGGAATTTTAGTCTATTAAACCATCAACCAAATGACTGAAAAGCCAGAGAATCAGCGTTAAATATTAATAAGCTCCTTTCTGCTGGAACTATATTTCCTTATATTTAGTAATTGAAGCGAACATTAAAAAGTGCCCTAAAAGCACAATACAGTCATCTGAGCGGCACATCCATCTGAGGATGGTTCTTAAAAGTAAACTAGCACGGACTATGGAATTCAATCAATTTATTGATCAGTACAAGAAAAAACTCAATAGTCTCTTCAACATTGAAGAGGATATTGATGAACTGAGCCTGGATAGAGGTATATCCGGACATCTTTTTGATGAGATTATGAGTTGCAAGCCGCTCTCTGTATTCATCCCGGAAGAATATGGGGGAAGAGGAGCGAAAACCCACGAAGCGCTGGCTATGCTTGAAGCTTCATCCTATGAGTCACTGCCGCTTTCGTTAATGATGGGCATCAACGGTGCATTATTCTTGCAGCCGGTTGCCAACTATGGTGAAGATCAGATCAAAAAAGACATTTTTAAACGATTTCTTAATGATAATGCCATGGGCGGACTCATGATAACCGAACCCGATTTTGGCTCGGATGCATTGCGTATGGAGACATCCTTTACTAAAACTGACGGTGAATACCACGTTCAGGGTACCAAGCACTGGGCCGGGCTTACCGGTATGGCTGACTACTGGCTCATAACGGCACGAAAAGAGAATAAGGATGGATCCCTGAGCCGCGACATTGCCTTCTTTGTTCATGATAGTCGGAATGGCGGTATAGAGGTCGAAGAGTTTTTCAAAAACTTGGGACTCTACATGCTTCCCTACGGTCGTAATAAAATAGATATTACCATTCCTGAAGACTACAAATTGAAGCCGAAGTCCATAGGAATCAAGATGATGCTTGATATCCTTCACAGAAGCCGACTTCAATTCCCGGGTATGGGCATGGGCTTCCTGAAACGAATGCTGGATGAAGCACACAAGCACTGCAAGGAACGTTTTGTTGGCGGACAAAGCCTCTTTAACTATGACCAGGTGAAAAAGCGAATCGGACGCCTGCAGTCTTCGTTTACTATCTGTTCGGCAATGTGCAGTTTTACCAGCGAGAACGTACCGCTCAGTAAGGATACGTCTTCTTTTGATGTAGCAGCGAATACTATCAAGACGATGACTACCGACTTGATGCAGAATGCCTCACAATCGTTGTTGCAGCTGACTGGGGCCAAAGGTTATCGACTTGATCATATCGCCGGTAGATCTATTATCGACAGCCGACCGTTTCAGATTTTTGAGGGATCTAACGATATACTATATCAGCAGATTTCCGAATCTGTAATTAAGCTGATGAAGAAGCTGAAGCTCAATAACCTGTATGATTTTCTAAGTGACTACAAATACACGAAGCATGCTTCCGATCATTTGAAAGAGACACTTAATATGGAGATTGATTTAAAGATGACCCAGGATAAGCTGGTTGAGCTTGGACGTGTATTAAGTAGGCTCATTTCTCTTGAATTTACCATTCGTCTCGGGGAAAAAGGATTCAACCGGGAACTGGTTGCCAATACCATTGAAACGCTTAAAGGGGATGTTCAAAGGATGATGTCTTCCTTCAGTTATGCCAATGACGCTGTCGTTGTTGAGAACTATGAGGAGAGCAGTGATTGGCATCAGGCCTTCAGTCCCTCTTACGTTAAGGCTTAAATCCAATTTCCTGCGGAATTTTTTAATTCCTTCTTAAATATGAAAAAAGTTGTGGTCCTTACAGGTGCCGGGATGAGTGCCGACAGTGGGCTGAAAACATTTCGTGAATCCGGCGGATTATGGGAAGGACATGATGTCGGCAAGGTAGCTACTCCTCAAGCATGGCGGAAGGATCCTGAGAAGGTTCTCAAATTCTATAATGCAAGGAGACAACAAGCTCATAAAGCCGAGCCCAACGAAGGTCATAAGGCGCTTGCCCGGTTGGAAGAAAAATTCGATGTGACCATTATTACACAAAATGTAGACAGCCTGCACGAACGCGCAGGTTCCTCTGATGTATTACACCTGCATGGTCAATTATCGAAAGCTAGAAGCAGCGAGGATGCATCACTAATTTACGATATTGGCGGTGACCCGATTGAACTGGGAGACACAGCAGATGACGGAGCTCAACTTCGGCCACATGTAGTTTGGTTTGGCGAGGGTGTGCCCAATATGGAGAAGGCGGTACAGATAGTTCCTCTGGCAGAAATACTTATAGTAATCGGAACCTCTTTGGTGGTATATCCCGCCGCAAGTCTCACAGATTATGCACGATCCTCAATTCCCAAATTTATTATAGATCCTAATAAACCGGAGCTGTATGATGATTCGGACTGGGAACATTTCGAAGAGCGGGCTGCTGTAGGCACTCCGAAACTTGTAGATCAATTGATACAGAATCACGCTAATAGTTAATTTTAGTTACAGTATAAGCGAGCAGACAGACAATATTTATGACAGATTACAAAGCTAGCAAAGACGAAAAAGAAGTTCTCGAAAAGTATTTATTGCAATTCCTGAATCTTGAAAAGCGTTTTCCTCTGCTTCCCGGTATTGAAAACAAGGAAGCTATGGCTCATCTGATGGGTCTGGAGAAAGATGAGTTTCTGAAATTGCGTGATCGTTTCAAAACGAATGCCAAAGAAGCTGCCCTAGAGCTGCTCAAAGAAGACGAAGTGAGCGATTGGCTGGATGATCTCCCCTTTGAAAATGATGACACCATTGTAGCTCTGGGTGACTCTATCACCGATGACCTTCAGGGATGGTTCAGCATATTTGAGCATCTACTCAATATTACGGTGCCGGAAGCCGATTTTACCTTTGTCAATTCCGGGGTCTCCTATGACACCTCAACAGATGCCTTGAAGAGACTGAATCGTGATCTGGTGGCGCATGAGCCTGATTGGGTGATCGTAGCTCTCGGTACATTTGATGCCCAGAAACTGCACGTCGAACCCAACCGTCCGCTGGTATCTCTTGCGGATTACTGGGAGAATACGAAGACCATTGAAGAAGTGGTCAAGCAGGAAACGGATAACCCGATAGTTTGGATTACGCCTCCTCCGGTTATCACAGAAATGCTGCAGAAAATACGCCTCTTTGATTTCGATATTTTTGAGGAAGACCTGCAGAATATCCGTGAGATCCTAACAGGAAAGCAGGGGTATATCGTTGATCCGATGGGTACGCGGATGAGTGAAGATGATGATGTGGAAGCCTGGAATTACCTGAGCGACGGATTGCATCCCTCATTATCCGGTCATGTAAATACGGTTAGAGAACTCATCAGGCACCTGACCCAAACCAAGGAGGTTGAGGGATCAAGCCTGGAAAAGCCGGAAGATTTTGACGAGGAAGCGGAACTGGATTAAAAATTCAGGCTAAGATTTACCAGCTCCAGGTTGAATGCGGTTCTCTTGGAAAAGTCTGTTTGATTCAGATTTGTAACCGAAGTCAGCGATGGATTGACCAGGCCTATCCCAAGGTTGTTACTCTTATTCGAGTAGCTGAGTAAACCATCGGCTTGATTGCCGGAATTACCTGTAGCGGAGACCGTGTAATCGCCTGGTCCTTTTGACAAGGCAAAAGCATCAACCAGGCCGAATCCAAATCCTACCCACGCTCCTGCAGAGGAACCGTACTGTAAGGCATCGACAATAGGCTTATTAGCTATCAGGGTGATAGAACTGGCAACAATTGCTCCTGCTGCAGCTCCGTAAAACGTATCCAGTAGTACAATGATGGAGGTGTTTGTTCCATCATTGAAGGTTCCGCTAATATAAAACTGCTCTCCTTTAGCCACTTGCGATACATCATAGAAACCGACCCCTATTCCGAATAGCGTTCCTGCACCGACACCGACCCTTGCCGGAGCAAAATCATCGGAGTTCTGTAAACCCATAACCGCCCCACCTAAGCTGACGCCTGTGACGGCTCCATTCAACGTATTGCCGGCAAGCAATTTGATGGTTTGTGATGAAGCTTCTTGCGGGATGGTTAAAAATAACAGGCAGCAGATAATGGCAGATGCCTTCAATAATTTTGTCAAGACACTGAATATTTTGTTCTGAATTCGATGATAATGTAGGGAATAGCTATATGGATTTCCATTGTTTCACTCAGGGTTGCCAAGTGTTACAGGCAGTACTTGTCCATTATAAAATTTGGAACCGGCAAGAGCGAAATCGGCAATATAGGTCCCCATCTCTTCTGCAGACACAGGGGCATTAAAACCGGGAAAAGCGTCTTCCAGCATTTCTGTTTGTACTGCTCCAAGGCACAAGGTGTTAGATCTGATATTCCTATCATTTAACTCAACACTCAGGCATTCACTTAAAATACTTAAGGCACCCTTGGCAGCACTATAAGCAGAAAGACCGGGAAACTTGTCACTTCCTTGATAGCCGCCCATACTGCTAATATTTACGATATGGGCATGTTCATTGAAACAGGAGAGCAAGCTACGGGTAAGATCTACCGCCGTAAGAAGATTTACATTGATCATTTTCAACCAATCATCCTTCGTGAGTTTTTCAAAGGATTTATTAATGAGGGCACCGGCGTTATTAACAAGGATGTCAACACTACCATAAGTGTTGGTAACCGCTTCGGTAAGCTGCTCAATATCCTCTTCTGAAGTGAGGTCGGCAGGAAAAGCCCTGATAAGGTCAGGGTAATGTTCCGCAAGTTGCACCAGGTCTTCTTTGGATCTTGCTGAGGCGATTACATTATGACCCTTTTCAGCAAGTGCCAAAGAAGTTTGGTAGCCTATCCCTCGACTTGCACCTGTTACTATTGCCGTTTTGTTCATATAACTGATTTTTGATTGAAGGTAACAACATGATTGCCCTTTCCCAACAGGTACTTGAGGCTTAAAGTTTTACGGTCTTTGCTTTGTTTAAAAGTCTTAATTTACCCATATTAAACCGCTAATCGGATCACATATCGGTATTCAAATTCACGGTTTATTTTTTGTGAAATCATCATTTTCTAAATACGTGCTGCGCTATGTTTAAACGTTCAGAACGGATACTCGTTCCCGAAAATATCAGAGAAATGAGTCCCTATGTTGCGGGCAAAACAATCGCTGAAGTTGAGGAAGCCTATCATCCCGACCGAATTTCAAAATTAGCTTCCAATGAAAACAGGTTGGGTTGCAGCCCTCATGTATTGAATGCTGTTAAAGAGGCTATGGACGAAATTCAGGATTATCCTGATCCTGCCTCCCTAAAGCTCAGAACTATGCTGGCGGATAAGTATGGGGTATCCACAGAGAATATCATAGTTGCCGCCGGCTCTGAAAGCGTCATTGCAAACCTTT
This is a stretch of genomic DNA from Halalkalibaculum roseum. It encodes these proteins:
- a CDS encoding acyl-CoA dehydrogenase family protein encodes the protein MEFNQFIDQYKKKLNSLFNIEEDIDELSLDRGISGHLFDEIMSCKPLSVFIPEEYGGRGAKTHEALAMLEASSYESLPLSLMMGINGALFLQPVANYGEDQIKKDIFKRFLNDNAMGGLMITEPDFGSDALRMETSFTKTDGEYHVQGTKHWAGLTGMADYWLITARKENKDGSLSRDIAFFVHDSRNGGIEVEEFFKNLGLYMLPYGRNKIDITIPEDYKLKPKSIGIKMMLDILHRSRLQFPGMGMGFLKRMLDEAHKHCKERFVGGQSLFNYDQVKKRIGRLQSSFTICSAMCSFTSENVPLSKDTSSFDVAANTIKTMTTDLMQNASQSLLQLTGAKGYRLDHIAGRSIIDSRPFQIFEGSNDILYQQISESVIKLMKKLKLNNLYDFLSDYKYTKHASDHLKETLNMEIDLKMTQDKLVELGRVLSRLISLEFTIRLGEKGFNRELVANTIETLKGDVQRMMSSFSYANDAVVVENYEESSDWHQAFSPSYVKA
- a CDS encoding SIR2 family NAD-dependent protein deacylase: MKKVVVLTGAGMSADSGLKTFRESGGLWEGHDVGKVATPQAWRKDPEKVLKFYNARRQQAHKAEPNEGHKALARLEEKFDVTIITQNVDSLHERAGSSDVLHLHGQLSKARSSEDASLIYDIGGDPIELGDTADDGAQLRPHVVWFGEGVPNMEKAVQIVPLAEILIVIGTSLVVYPAASLTDYARSSIPKFIIDPNKPELYDDSDWEHFEERAAVGTPKLVDQLIQNHANS
- a CDS encoding SGNH/GDSL hydrolase family protein — encoded protein: MTDYKASKDEKEVLEKYLLQFLNLEKRFPLLPGIENKEAMAHLMGLEKDEFLKLRDRFKTNAKEAALELLKEDEVSDWLDDLPFENDDTIVALGDSITDDLQGWFSIFEHLLNITVPEADFTFVNSGVSYDTSTDALKRLNRDLVAHEPDWVIVALGTFDAQKLHVEPNRPLVSLADYWENTKTIEEVVKQETDNPIVWITPPPVITEMLQKIRLFDFDIFEEDLQNIREILTGKQGYIVDPMGTRMSEDDDVEAWNYLSDGLHPSLSGHVNTVRELIRHLTQTKEVEGSSLEKPEDFDEEAELD
- a CDS encoding SDR family NAD(P)-dependent oxidoreductase, encoding MNKTAIVTGASRGIGYQTSLALAEKGHNVIASARSKEDLVQLAEHYPDLIRAFPADLTSEEDIEQLTEAVTNTYGSVDILVNNAGALINKSFEKLTKDDWLKMINVNLLTAVDLTRSLLSCFNEHAHIVNISSMGGYQGSDKFPGLSAYSAAKGALSILSECLSVELNDRNIRSNTLCLGAVQTEMLEDAFPGFNAPVSAEEMGTYIADFALAGSKFYNGQVLPVTLGNPE